In Equus quagga isolate Etosha38 unplaced genomic scaffold, UCLA_HA_Equagga_1.0 268.1_RagTag, whole genome shotgun sequence, the DNA window TCAGTAGTTAGAGAACAACTTGGGTGAAGCGCGGAGGTCGCGGGCTCTGGGCTCAGCTGAGCTGCGTCCAGGCCCCAGCCTGTGAGCTCAGCGCTGCCCTGATTGACATCCGCCTCCAGGGTAAACTGAGGGAATCAGACCTGTCCCGCTGGGCGGTTGTGACGAGCTCAGTAAAGGCTTCTTGTGTCATTGACCAGGAaccaggtttgtttgttttttccgtAAAGGGAgtcatcttcatttttctctaccTAAATCTTTATGCAGTAATAGTAAAGGTTGGTGTTTGAATTAAGCATACAATTAAAGAGCCTTCTTGAAATCTTTTTTGTTCTaataatgattaaatatttttttttgaaagtgtTTGCCATTATGTTCAATGGTAATTTGAGATTGGAAGGAATTCTTGACAGGATTGCAAAATCTCAGACTTCTTGAGTCATTGAGTTAATGTTTTGGAAAACTGTGTGAAGGAACATACAGGGGAGTTGATGGTGGCAGGAATGGTGTGAAAAGTGCCCAGCAGCTCTGCTTGCCCAGTTCCCTGGACCTCTCTGTGCCGGTGTTCCTGCCTGGATACTCTCTGCATTTAAACTTCTGTGATCTGAGATCGCCAGGCTGGTTAGACCCCGCAGATGTGCCCTCTGGGTGGGCGTGTGGGCTGCAGCCTATGCGCCGGAAAACTAAGGATGGCTCCTGGGAAACTGCTGATGTCTGGCCCCTTTAAGCCCCTTTGACTAATACAGAAAATGTCTTTGGGTTACGCTTGCACTGCTTCCCTAAGAATCTCCAGAGGCTAGAAAGGCCTAGAACTGCCATCATCCTCGTTGCTGGGTACTGCTCATTCTTCAGATAGGAGGTGAAGAGCTAATATTCACTAAAAGCTCGCCctgcatgtgccaggcactgtgtggagTGTGGTGCTGTCATCTCTATTTGATAGATAAGGGAGTGGAGGCGAGAGAAACTGATTAGCAGCCCAGGCCAGGAGCCTGAAAAGGGGCGGAGCCTTgctgggaccccccccccccatccccctcccctgcATGAGTGCAGGCTCGCTGTAGTTCTtgaaacaatttccttttctgtgttaaAGGCTTATCTTTGCAAAGTGCAATTATAACATCACTATGATGCAACAGCCTGAAAATTAAAACCCTCTGTGAGAGCCCTGTCCCAGGTTGAGCAACGGGGCCTGACTCACCCGCTGCGGGGATATTTCTAGTGACCTTGCCTTGGTCCATCCAGTCAGTTTGGAGAGGTAGATGTGAGTGCAGCGGGGAGTGGAAAAGGCACAGTCATAGTGCCCGGCTTTATTTTTACCCCAGCTCAACTCACACATACTTCATTATTTCCATTGTAATCCAGATGGCGTTGGTGCCGtgaaaagttgtttatttttaatacgGATTGAGGAATGAGGGCCCACTTGGGATTCAATTCAAAATATGACAGAAACAATGTAGTTAAAGTTTCCTTTAatattcatttcttgtttttgtaaGGTATGCGTCTATTTCACAGGGTTAACACATTGTTTGATATcctgttatttttctaaattatatttgagttgatttttatccAGATGGGACTCATAGGAGAATGTCGAAAGACGCTGACCTTTGATCACAGACATTACATAAGAGTTTTTCAGtttcaaaatgaatttatattaCTACCACCCCCAATTATCTCTCAAATTTCTTTGCAAATAACTTTCCTctagttgaaaaaaaaatactgtttttcatcTGGCTTTAATTAGAGAGCACAGGCTtgtttttatgataaaatttagtAGGGATTTACTAGATACGGTTTGTAATAATCTGTGCTTTGAAGACTCAGTTTCATTGGAATCAGAATGATGTTTATAAGCCTTTTAGTTATCAGAACATGGTGTCTTTATTAATTAACTTTCCGGTGATCTTAAACTGCTATTAAGTTGTCTTCAAATAAACACTAAAACTAAACATTGGAAAAAATCTGTCTTATTCATAAGGCACATAGTAAAGTAAAGGACATTTATAATCATCTGTGCCCTgggaaagaaagtgaaattaGAATGCTGCTTCAGTGTCAGTAGGAGCACTGAAGGACTCTTACTACCACACCCttgccccacccagcccctgtaCACACCACTTTTGCCATCATTGCTCCgtgttgtgtgtgttctgggaTTACTTACCCATGGCAGCATTTCCTATAACTGGGTTACTGGGTGCTTGTTAGTGTCCCTTAACATTTCAGATGTGTTGCTAGACTGACAAATTCTCTTTTTGCAAGTTTCAAGAAAACTAATGGTCCCCATTTTGAAGTgactggagatttttaaaaacgcGTTTCCCCCTCAATTCCTGTCACCCGTTGGTGGGGGCGGTTTTGTCTTTACGTAGTTCTCCAGCTGCACGATTGTGTGCACGCGTTAGCATCTGTGTGCTTACTCCGTGCAGTCTTCAGAATATTTTTGTTGTGCACTGAACTGCAAGCGCTGGCCTCTTTTATGAAAGAAGGTCACCTTATACTATTTCATATTTCAGTTCCTTAAATTATATCAATATGATAATAGAATGCAACATTGTCGtcatatttattgtttaaatCTAATTTTCAAGTTGTGTTTTGTTGAGGGTGAGAGAGCAAcaaacttgaaatattttcatttgtcataaACTCTGTCTGGTTTTGACACTTTTACAGCTGCacctaaatagaaaaaataggTCAGTTTGTTGCTATGATAGGATAGATTTTGGCAAAGTGTGAGAGGCCGtttatgtgtgtgttcatgtCTCCATCAAGTACACGTTTCTCTCTGGCTTTAAAGTCTGTGTTCCTAGAGACAGAATTATATTATTAATGGGAGGCCTTAATTGGCACTCAGAATGGTTAacatagttttcttaatttaaaaaggcTTCTATTTTTCAGCCTGATTGGAAAATCCTCTTACGACTTCAGTGTTTCCTGAGTTTCTTCATCCCCACTCGATTGCAcatgtattttcctattttgtctctgcttttaaatactggattttatttttatccatgaatagaagaaaagcattttattgAAACAGTCACGTCACGTCATGGATTTTACccacaggaagaaaataaggtTAACGTTTTGCTGGTAGAAATGGAGCGACACAGCAATAGTTTAAAGAGCTGTGAATTgagtaactttttttcttaacttaaaTGGCATTTCtctcaaaaacaagcaaatgcTTGCTTAGTGGAGGGAGAGGGTTTGCAGTTTaacataaaagaatttttttctgtaatggtATCTATACTACACCTCTGAGGGAGTGAGTAGCATAttcagaaaatagagggaaaatgagagagttctataaaaatgtttccaaatcaCTGAGCACAGAAGATAGTGTTTCATCTTGTattgacagaattttaaaattaaaatagataataGAAACAATTTGCAATAAGGCGTCCCctttaaagagagaattaataacaaaatatctCATAGTAGATTCTAATGTCTAAACTATTAGTAAGATTTTAGATGCTTGAAACAGAatgctttttccttccttgttttgtAAAGAGTTTGAATTGTCAACCATTCTCTATGAGATGCGGTGGGGGCCCAGGAAGACACAGTCTGTCATTGTAAACACAAGTAATGAGGTTACTCCTCGAGTGGAAATTTGGTCTAGAATTTATGTTgtaaagttttattcttttagagaATCTTCTAAACCAGAttttaaccttaattaaaaacaatatttaggTCATCTGACTTAAATAGACTTTAAAGTTCTGGGCTTATGAGACGTGGCTCCTGCCTGTGGAAATAGTGTAATGTACCATGAAAAAGCAATAATTAGAGGCCGCACGTCCGCATTAGGTATGGGAAAATATGTCAATTGGAATGTGATGACTCCTGctcttaaatttctctctctatttgtgttttttaagcaGCCATATTACCTAATGGGTGTAATGAAGCTGGTCATGCTGAACACGCCAGCATCGTAGACTTGGCATGCAGTGTCAATTACTCACCAAAAATGAAACAAGCGGTGACTGACGTAGCGTTAGTCGTGATCTGAAAACACGAGGCAGAGGTGAGGTGACTGTTAAATTAATCATAAGCGAAAACATTGGCATTTGAATAAGCTCATTAGCTGAGCATAAATGCTGATGTTTTTAGAAGGCGCTGTAAACCGTCTTTGCCCTTCACTTTAATTAAGTTCACTGGTGAGGAGCATAAATAGATTCTAGGGCCCGTCTCTGCCTTCagctgctgtgtgatcttgggaaagtcactcaATCTTTCTGTGTTTTAGTTGCTCACCCCCAAAGTTGAAAATGGatacatttttggttttgtaaaaaaaaaaaaagtcacaggtGACAATGTCTGTagctataatttttcttttcttctatttatttttgcctaAATAGGGCCAGGAGATTAAAATTCTAGCAGAGATATGAAAATTAGAATGTTTTCTCAATTCATTAAATACTCTCAGGATATAAAACAATTCTGAGGAAGCTGGAGAAAAGTTCCAGGTGGTACCTTTGTTGTCTGTTCTGACAGCATCTAATAGTGCTTTCCTGCGCCCAAAGTAACTGAGCAAATGGGTGTATATTACTCAGAAATGAGAATAAATCCCACAGAAGAAGAAAGTATGTGAATGAGATGCGctgcacagagacagagaatgacCCTCAGCGAGCAGAGGAGAGGTACTGTTAGAGGAACCAGATTTGGCTCAGAGTTGGGCTGGAGTCTTAGCTTTGTCgcttaaccagctgtgtgacactgggcaagtcacttaacttctctgagccttagttttctcgtCTGAAAATGGTTATTGTGCAGGTGATGAAATAATGGCAGGCttgtaagtgttcagtaaatgacACCTCTTATGACTGTTTTGGTTTTCATGACCATACCAAAGAAAGCCGTCTAGAGGCGAGGCGATATGTGCAGCTGGGCCCCCTGTTGGCGTCACTCCTCACACAGCCCTCGATTACCACTGTCTTCGCAAGTCCATCTCCTACCGGACACTAGGCTACGACCCTGGACTCTCGCGAGTTTGGGTTTTCCCTCCGTCTTTGTGTGCCCACTGTCTGGCTCAGTGTCCGGTACACAGTGGGTGCTCCATATGTGTTGAATCAATCAATTAATGAATAAGAGAAGCTCTCTgttaataagtaaaatatcttttttttttacaatttacataatattaaatTACAAAGGAAGTTCTGGGAAAGTTTTCTGGTTACAACTGGCTTGTTTGAGGCAAATGAGTGACCACCAGCCAAGTTGAACACCCACCTCTTCAGCGCGTTGCTGGGACGCGAGTATCTCCCTCTGCGTCCTGCAGTGTCGCGGTCGAGTTGGGCACACAAACCAGGTGGACGAGACACAGTGTGCAGAGTCAGCACCTCTCTACAGCGTCTCACTGCTGACAAACTCTTTTCAACAGTAAGATGACAGAAAATATCCTAAGATTTAGGTGGTGACTTGCCGACGGAGTCCTGGAGACAGTCTGTGGGATGAGGGGTGAATCCCAGATGCCAGGACATGTAGGAAGATTCAGACAGGAAGAAGTTCAACCGAAAAGAAAGGAGATTTTCCACAGGTTTTGAATGTCCCCACAAAGTTGTAGAGATGACCAAGTGGACATGCAGTCGTTGGATCCCGGAAGAAAGGGGCCACAGAGATTTAGAGACCAGTGGGGTATTTTCATTGACTGAAAGTGGGATTGTCTTATCAACAGTGTGGCCAGGGCTGCCTGCCCCACTCACGCCAGGCTCACGGGGCGTGCAGCCTGTGGACCACAAGGTTGGGAAAGGTCCCGCCGCGCTCCGTGTAGAAGTGATGAAAATggatacaaaataatgaaatatgaaaagtttAGGGAGAGTAGCTAAGACAGATAGAATGGTGGGGCACTTCAAAGCATAGCCGTAAGAGCTCATGGGTGAGGCGACATGTCAAaggaatgtaatttttttaaaggaagggacaaatttaaaaaaatgcatggaagtcagggccggcccggtggcacagcagttaagggtgcatgttctgcttcagtggcccagggttcgccggttcggatcccgggtgcggacatggcaccgcttggcaaaaagccacgctgtggtaggcatcccacatataaagtagaggaagatgagcatggatgttagctcatggccagtcttcctcagcaaaaagaggaggattgatagcagttagctcagggctagtcttcctcaaaaaaaaaaagaaaaaaaaaagcatggaagAGAAAGATTCTCCAGGGGAGAAAATACCCAGAGTAATAGTGTGTAAGGAGCTGTAAGATGTTTAAAACAGCAGTAGCACCTGCGGATGTAGTGGGGTGTGAAAGGCGCCTCGGAAGAGACGAGCGTAGTCGCCCGCCTGCAGCTGGAGTTCTTGTTCTTTGCTCCGGTGCCCATTTGGGCTTCAGGAAGGAGGACTCCACTGAATTAGGGAAAATCCCTAACAAGAGGGGAGAATCCATTCAAGATGTGGAGGAAACATGGGTTTTCATGTCAGAAGATGAACCTTAGTGAGAATGTTGGAGGCATTGTTGTTTTCCTAAGTGATAACTAGAAAGACTCCCCTCTGCGCCATCCCCGCCTGGTGTGGCCGACTCTTTTCCTTCGTTTCCCATTGAAGTTGTAttctcaaaaacaaacagaaactggGTATTAATAATCACAAGTTTAACCAAGTTGCAACTTAGCATTTCCATGTTGGCTCAGTTTGATGGACAAAAAATGTGGCATTAAACCTTACTCTTTATGATCCTGAAATTATTACACCATTCTTTCTCGAAAAGACCCAAGAAACTAGCCGGCTTTTCCAGCTGATAAAATTGAACTTTGTTTCATTAGTCATTATTAAACTATGCATGAGAAAGAGTGACGTGAACCCAGAACACGAAGTCTCTTTAATGTGGCGGGATAGAGCGCCATGTGCAGAGTGCTGAGGGCACTGCTGTCTTCCCGCGTGCTCCTTTATGAAAGTGCGACCTCTTGGAAAGTTAGGCAGAGAAGCCGTGTCTAGAATCACAGATCCAAAACCACGGTGAAAAAATTGTTGTTGGAACCTAATATGGATTTATCATCTCATGTCAAGCCAGATtcagatttataaatatttcatcagTGCAAAAGGAAGCCAGTTGATGGTTCTCTTTTTGAGttctaaattttgtttgaaaCTAATTAGTAAAACGGAAAGAAATTCTTTCCATAGTTACATTCTCTCggtttaaaataactttgtttcAAGAATGCGctgtactttaaaagaaaaaagtcccttTGAATAGTAACTTTATTTTGGTCCAAAGCTactatataaatgaaatctaTTATGACAGAATTTTCAGCACCAAAGAAGGCACTTTGGATGATTCAATCttaagcaaatgtttgataaatcaATTTGAAGGCACCAGAAGAAAGGACGTTTCTAACCTCATAGTGCAGATGTGCCAGGAAGGCTGGTGTTACTGAGAAGATTGCTCTGTGTTCAGGTGGGCTGAGCCACCTGGCAGGAGGACCGCACGGAAGCCCaccaggcaggcagggctggggtgggcaggtCTGTGTCCCTGGAAGAGGCAGGTGAAAACAACTACAGCTTGGTGGTTTGCATGGTATTTAGtttttgtggaaataaaaatttagctgcatttatattctatttcttgtaACTGCAAAATCCGTTTACTGGTTTTAAAGGTGTTTGCTTGGAGGCGTTCCTCTGACTAGGTGAACTTGTTTGCTTTGCAGGGGTATAAATGTTATCTAGAATTCTTCAGAAGCCCCACAGTGTGCAAGTGCTATTTAAGAACTTACCAACCAGAGGCGAGCTGTCATTTCCTTCCTGTCATGTCCCATCCCCAcggccccgcccccccccggTTCTTCTGCTGAAACACAGCCTGGCTCTGTTCCTCTGGGCAGCTGTGCTTTTCCCTCTCGCTCCCCGGGACCACATAGCACTCTGCTGCTAGGGCTCCCCTCTACGTCTTCACATATAGATATTTGGGGCTTATTTCCTTTTCAAGACTGCAAACTCTTTGAAAGGAAGAACTATGTCCTGTTCAGACCTGTGTACCCTAAATACTTAGTGTGgttcctggcacataattggTAATAAATACTTAGCACGTGGATAACTGTCTCTTTTCATGTATTGCAGGTAACCCAGAAGAGCCGCACTCCATTCAGGCGGAGGAGCCGGAGAGGTTTGTCCCGGAGAGTAGAACACAAAGAATATTGATGGATTTTAAACCACACTTTTTCAAGCGTTTGAGAAGACTGGAAAAGTAATTTGTTCTCCTGCACTGCATATATAGGTTAAGATTGTTTCTGATGCAGCTGAGAAAAATGCAGACCATCAAGAAGGAGCAGGCGTCTCTTGAGACTGGTCACAGTGTGGACAAGATGATGGTGCTTAACTCTGCTTTAACTGAGGTCTCTGAAGACTTGACGACAGGAGAAGAGTTACTTCTAAACGAAGGCAGCGTGGGGAAAAACAAATCTGCATCGTGTCGGAGGAAACGGGAATTCATTCCCGACGAAAAGAAAGATGCCATGTATTGGGAAAAACGGCGGAAGAATAACGAAGCTGCCAAGAGGTCTCGTGAGAAGCGTCGACTGAATGACCTGGTTTTAGAGAACAAACTCATTGCACTGGGAGAAGAAAACGCCACTTTAAAAGCTGAACTGCTTTCCCTGAAATTGAAGTTTGGTTTAATTAGCTCCACAGCATATGCCCAAGAGATTCAGAAGCTCAGTAATTCCACAGCTGTGTACTTTCAAGATTACCAGACTTCCAAAGCCAGCATGAGCTCCTTTGTGGAGGAGCACGAGCCCTCGATGGTGGCCAGCAGCTGCATCTCCGTCATTAAGCATTCTCCGCAGAGCTCCCTGTCTGATGTCTCGGAAGTGTCCTCGCTGGAACCTTCTCAGGAGGGCCCCGCGCAGAGTCCTGAAAGCAAGTTCCAGGTCATCAAGCAAGAGCCGATGGAACTGGAGAGCTACACGAGGGAGCCGAGGGACGACCGAGGCGCCTACCGGGCAGCCGTGTACCAGAGCTACGTGGGGAACCCTTTTCCTGGCTTTTCACACTCTCCGCCCCTCCTGCAGGTCCACCCGTCCTCCAGCAACTCTCCGAGGACGTCAGAAACCGACGACGGGGTGGTCGGGAAGTCATCCGACGGAGAGGACGAGCAGCAGGTTCCCAAGGGCCCCATCCACTCTCCCGTGGAACTGCCGCGTGTGCACACGACGGTGGTTAAAGTTCCAGAGGTGAACTCCTCTGCCTTGCCCCACAAGCTTCGGATTAAAGGCAGAGCGATGCAGATAAAAGTGGAAGCGTTCGACAACGAGTTGGATGCCGCGCAAAAACTTTCCTCGCCGATTGACATGACATCCAAGAGACATTTTGAACTCGAGAAGCACAGTGCCCCAAATATGGTACACCCTTCCCTCACCCCTTTCTCAGTGCAAGTGACGAACATTCAAGATTGGTCTCTCAAATCGGAACACTGGCATCAAAAAGAATTTAATGGCAAAACTCAGAGTAGTTTCAAAACTGGAGTGGTTGACATGAAAGACAATGGCTACAAAGTTTCTGACCCAGAGAATTTGTTTTTGAAGCAGGGGATAGCAAACTTATCTGCAGAGGTGGTTTCACTGAAGAGACTCATAGCCACGCACCAAATCTCTGCCTCGGACTCCGGGTGAAGTCCTACTGAGCCGGCTCTGGGCGTTGAGGAAGATGTCTGCAATAGATGGATACGTTTTGTACTAGGCTGAATTTTCACTGGACTGTGATGTCATTTCACTGTAACATTCACATGTTGTCTGTTGGGTGTCTTTTTGTGCACAAATTATTATGAGGATTAGATGATGTTATCACTCTGCCTTCTGTATCGTCCAATAGTCCATGCAAAGGCTGTATATATTGaacattatttttgttgttctattATAAAGGTGTAAGTTACCAGTTTCAATAAAGGATTGGTGACAAACACAGAACTTCTGCTCCATTGCACTTgattttatggaaaagaaaaagcaatttaaattataaaaatagatggTAAGATATTCTGCCTTTTACTTATTTGGGAGAGGTTTCTTCTCTGAATAAGGAAAAACTGAAGTGTAAGTTCAgcatataatttgtttttcttctggtttgtCCCAGGCTGTAATAAGTTTGAAAACCtttcaaagagaggaaaaaactaaCAATGAATTTTCTTGCATTTGAGACTAATTTACTAAATTACT includes these proteins:
- the LOC124233865 gene encoding nuclear factor interleukin-3-regulated protein, with the protein product MQLRKMQTIKKEQASLETGHSVDKMMVLNSALTEVSEDLTTGEELLLNEGSVGKNKSASCRRKREFIPDEKKDAMYWEKRRKNNEAAKRSREKRRLNDLVLENKLIALGEENATLKAELLSLKLKFGLISSTAYAQEIQKLSNSTAVYFQDYQTSKASMSSFVEEHEPSMVASSCISVIKHSPQSSLSDVSEVSSLEPSQEGPAQSPESKFQVIKQEPMELESYTREPRDDRGAYRAAVYQSYVGNPFPGFSHSPPLLQVHPSSSNSPRTSETDDGVVGKSSDGEDEQQVPKGPIHSPVELPRVHTTVVKVPEVNSSALPHKLRIKGRAMQIKVEAFDNELDAAQKLSSPIDMTSKRHFELEKHSAPNMVHPSLTPFSVQVTNIQDWSLKSEHWHQKEFNGKTQSSFKTGVVDMKDNGYKVSDPENLFLKQGIANLSAEVVSLKRLIATHQISASDSG